In a single window of the Hydrogenobaculum sp. 3684 genome:
- a CDS encoding Ppx/GppA phosphatase family protein, with the protein MKDVVAAIDIGSYSIRLGIATKEPFEVIFEKGNIVELGTGVKETGFIKEEKIKEALETLKDFKNITDSYNASNIIAVGTEALRRAKNADEFIKKVKEEVGIDVNIISGEEEGELSFKASIFSLGLKKDAVVIDQGGGSTEFVYGKNSHIYFINSFPFGIVNLTEDFFKHDPPTDEEIKALFDFLEKNIKQVLKPVDSIVAIGGTITTIAALHYRVYPYNGRIIHGKILSFDALEKWFWKLAKIPIEERKKYKEIEDKRAKAIVSGIAIFYKVLELFEKDYLIISDFGLKHALLLKAAGLI; encoded by the coding sequence ACATAGGTTCATACAGTATAAGGCTTGGCATAGCCACCAAAGAACCTTTTGAAGTAATCTTTGAAAAAGGAAACATAGTAGAATTAGGCACCGGGGTAAAAGAAACTGGCTTTATAAAAGAAGAAAAAATCAAAGAAGCTTTGGAAACTTTAAAAGATTTTAAAAACATAACAGATAGCTACAATGCTTCAAACATCATTGCAGTAGGTACAGAAGCTCTGAGAAGAGCAAAAAACGCCGATGAGTTTATAAAAAAAGTAAAAGAAGAAGTTGGTATAGATGTAAATATTATTAGCGGTGAAGAAGAAGGAGAGCTTTCTTTTAAAGCAAGCATATTTTCCCTGGGGCTTAAAAAAGACGCAGTTGTGATAGATCAAGGTGGTGGTTCCACAGAGTTTGTTTACGGTAAAAACTCACATATATACTTTATAAACTCTTTTCCTTTTGGTATAGTAAATCTTACAGAAGACTTTTTTAAGCATGACCCACCTACCGATGAAGAAATAAAAGCTCTTTTTGATTTTCTTGAAAAAAACATAAAACAAGTGCTAAAACCAGTGGATAGTATAGTGGCAATAGGAGGCACCATTACAACTATAGCAGCTCTTCACTATAGAGTATACCCATACAACGGCAGAATAATACACGGCAAAATCCTTTCTTTCGATGCTTTAGAAAAATGGTTCTGGAAGCTTGCAAAAATACCCATAGAAGAAAGAAAGAAATACAAAGAAATAGAAGACAAAAGAGCAAAGGCTATAGTATCTGGTATAGCCATATTTTATAAGGTTTTGGAGCTTTTCGAAAAAGATTACCTTATAATAAGCGACTTTGGATTAAAACATGCTCTTCTTTTAAAAGCAGCAGGGCTTATATAA